The following coding sequences are from one Streptomyces sp. NBC_01294 window:
- a CDS encoding MurR/RpiR family transcriptional regulator yields the protein MSDSPAARLQKLFEGHRLTPTQRRIAHCMVRGAAEVPFLSSVELAELAGVSQPSVTRFAVALGFDGYPALRRHLREVAPAERADAAQEDAHNEYQQAVLGEIENLRRLAEMLADPAPVQEAGRLLAASTPLPVLGLRAASSQARGFAYFAAKVHPDVRLLDEGGSMLDDRIDAARSEGATALLCFALPRHPREVVDTLERARGDGLTVVTVADSAFAPVAGHSDLLIPAPVGTGLAFDTACAPMLLGRVLLEAMADALPDAQARLEAFDARAAARGLFVE from the coding sequence ATGAGTGACAGCCCGGCGGCGCGGCTGCAGAAGCTGTTCGAGGGGCACCGGCTGACGCCGACCCAGCGGCGGATCGCGCACTGCATGGTGCGCGGGGCGGCGGAGGTGCCGTTCCTGTCGAGCGTGGAGCTCGCCGAACTGGCCGGGGTCAGCCAGCCGTCGGTGACCCGGTTCGCCGTGGCGCTCGGCTTCGACGGCTATCCCGCGCTGCGCCGCCACCTGCGCGAGGTGGCCCCCGCCGAGCGGGCCGACGCCGCGCAGGAGGACGCGCACAACGAGTACCAGCAGGCCGTCCTCGGCGAGATCGAGAACCTGCGCCGGCTCGCGGAGATGCTCGCCGATCCCGCGCCGGTCCAGGAGGCGGGGCGGCTGCTCGCCGCCTCCACCCCGCTGCCGGTGCTCGGGCTGCGGGCGGCGTCCTCGCAGGCGCGCGGGTTCGCGTACTTCGCTGCGAAGGTGCACCCGGACGTACGCCTCCTCGACGAGGGCGGCTCGATGCTGGACGACCGCATCGACGCGGCCCGCTCCGAGGGGGCCACGGCGCTGCTGTGCTTCGCGCTGCCGCGCCACCCGCGGGAGGTCGTGGACACCCTGGAGCGCGCCCGGGGGGACGGCCTGACCGTGGTGACGGTCGCGGACTCGGCGTTCGCGCCGGTGGCCGGCCACTCGGACCTGCTGATTCCGGCGCCGGTGGGGACCGGGCTGGCCTTTGACACTGCGTGTGCGCCGATGTTGTTGGGGCGGGTGCTGCTGGAGGCGATGGCGGATGCGTTGCCTGACGCGCAGGCCCGTCTGGAGGCCTTCGACGCCAGGGCCGCCGCGAGGGGGCTGTTCGTGGAGTAG
- a CDS encoding diaminopimelate decarboxylase, with product MAAHTDVGEDAAARRDRAVRAAVEQGLVGGADAAEPLTCLLDTAGIRASAAALTSAFAGVLAPGTPVLHAFAVKAAPLVPVLRLLADAGLGCEVASPGELALARAAGVPAGRTVLDSPAKTAAELREALALGIAVNADNPQELERLDALLAAAPTTAPIGLRINPQTGAGAIDALSTATATSKFGVALRDPGARAWLVRAYLDRPWLTRLHIHSGSQGVPLALIAQGVRELHALAEEINAAAGRRQVDTLDIGGGLPVNFASDEETPTFAQYVTALREAVPALFDGSYGLVTEFGRALLAKHGLVLARVEYTKTSGSRPIALTHAGVQLATRTAYAPAAWPVRILAYDAKGAAKTGDVVAQDVAGPACFAGDLLAVGRELPRLAPGDLIGVPDTGAYFFTAHYGYNSLPRPAVHGFTVGPGGEVRFRLARPAQSLSAIVAEAGGALGDALL from the coding sequence ATGGCTGCACACACGGATGTGGGCGAGGACGCCGCGGCGCGCCGGGACCGGGCCGTACGGGCCGCGGTCGAGCAGGGCCTCGTGGGCGGGGCCGACGCCGCGGAGCCCCTGACCTGCCTCCTGGACACCGCCGGGATCCGGGCCTCCGCCGCCGCCCTGACCAGCGCCTTCGCGGGCGTACTGGCCCCCGGCACCCCCGTCCTGCACGCCTTCGCCGTGAAGGCGGCCCCGCTCGTCCCGGTGCTGCGGCTGCTCGCCGACGCCGGCCTCGGCTGCGAGGTGGCCAGCCCCGGCGAGCTGGCACTGGCCCGGGCGGCGGGGGTCCCCGCCGGGCGGACCGTCCTGGACTCCCCCGCCAAGACGGCGGCCGAACTGCGCGAGGCCCTGGCGCTGGGCATCGCCGTCAACGCCGACAACCCGCAGGAGCTGGAGCGCCTCGACGCGCTGCTCGCCGCGGCGCCGACCACGGCGCCGATCGGCCTGCGGATCAACCCGCAGACCGGCGCGGGGGCCATCGACGCGCTGTCCACCGCGACGGCGACCTCGAAGTTCGGGGTGGCCCTGCGTGATCCGGGCGCGCGCGCATGGCTCGTACGGGCCTACCTGGACCGGCCGTGGCTGACCCGCCTGCACATCCACTCGGGCTCGCAGGGCGTCCCGCTCGCCCTGATCGCGCAAGGCGTACGGGAACTGCACGCGCTCGCCGAGGAGATCAACGCGGCGGCCGGGCGCCGACAGGTCGACACCCTCGACATCGGCGGCGGCCTGCCGGTCAACTTCGCCTCGGACGAGGAGACGCCGACGTTCGCGCAGTACGTGACGGCCCTGCGCGAGGCGGTCCCCGCGCTCTTCGACGGCTCGTACGGCCTGGTCACCGAGTTCGGCCGGGCCCTGCTGGCCAAGCACGGGCTGGTCCTGGCCCGGGTCGAGTACACCAAGACCAGCGGATCCCGGCCGATCGCGCTCACCCACGCCGGGGTCCAGCTGGCGACCCGCACCGCGTACGCGCCGGCGGCCTGGCCGGTGCGGATCCTGGCGTACGACGCGAAGGGCGCGGCGAAGACCGGCGACGTGGTGGCGCAGGACGTCGCGGGGCCGGCGTGCTTCGCGGGGGATCTGCTGGCGGTGGGCCGTGAGCTGCCGCGGCTGGCCCCCGGCGACCTGATCGGTGTCCCGGACACCGGCGCGTACTTCTTCACGGCCCACTACGGCTACAACAGCCTGCCCCGGCCGGCGGTCCACGGCTTCACCGTGGGCCCGGGGGGCGAGGTCCGCTTCCGCCTCGCCAGGCCGGCGCAGTCGCTGTCCGCGATCGTGGCGGAGGCGGGCGGCGCGCTGGGGGACGCCCTGCTCTAG
- the hutU gene encoding urocanate hydratase: MSGPRPVRAARGTELSTLGWQQEAALRMLQNNLDPEVAEHPDKLVVYGGTGKAARDWRSYDAMVRTLQTLKQDETMLVQSGRPVGVMQTHEWAPRVLLANSNLVGDWANWEEFRRLEQLGLTMYGQMTAGSWIYIGTQGILQGTYETFAAVAAKKFNGTLAGTITLTAGLGGMGGAQPLAVTMNDGVAICIDVDPRAIERRIEHRYLDVKADSLQHALQLAVEARDARKPLSIGLLGNAADLLPQMLAEGAPIDIVTDQTSAHDPLAYLPTGVDFDDMASYAAKDPAGFTVRARESMAKHVEAMVGFMDAGAEVFDYGNSIRGEAQLAGYDRAFAFPGFVPAYIRPLFCEGKGPFRWAALSGEASDIHKTDKALLELFPENESLHRWIKMAGERVHFQGLPARICWLGYGERDKAGERFNEMVADGTLAAPLVIGRDHLDCGSVASPYRETEAMLDGSDAIADWPLLNAMVNVASGASWVSIHHGGGVGMGRSIHAGQVTVADGTPLAGEKIRRVLTNDPGMGVIRHVDAGYDIAESVADERGVRIPMREGDDA; this comes from the coding sequence ATGTCAGGACCCCGCCCCGTACGTGCCGCGCGAGGCACCGAGCTCAGCACCCTGGGATGGCAGCAGGAGGCCGCGCTGCGGATGCTCCAGAACAACCTCGACCCCGAGGTCGCCGAGCACCCCGACAAGCTCGTCGTCTACGGCGGCACCGGCAAGGCCGCCCGCGACTGGCGCTCGTACGACGCGATGGTCCGCACCCTGCAGACCCTCAAGCAGGACGAGACGATGCTGGTCCAGTCCGGCCGCCCGGTCGGGGTGATGCAGACCCACGAGTGGGCGCCGCGCGTCCTGCTCGCCAACTCCAACCTGGTCGGCGACTGGGCCAACTGGGAGGAGTTCCGCCGCCTGGAGCAGCTGGGCCTGACCATGTACGGCCAGATGACCGCCGGTTCGTGGATCTACATCGGCACCCAGGGCATCCTCCAGGGCACCTATGAGACCTTCGCGGCCGTCGCCGCGAAGAAGTTCAACGGCACCCTCGCCGGCACCATCACCCTCACCGCCGGCCTCGGCGGCATGGGCGGCGCCCAGCCGCTCGCCGTGACGATGAACGACGGCGTCGCGATCTGCATCGACGTCGACCCGCGCGCCATCGAGCGCCGCATCGAGCACCGCTACCTGGACGTGAAGGCCGACAGCCTCCAGCACGCGCTGCAGCTGGCCGTCGAGGCCCGCGACGCCCGCAAGCCGCTCTCCATCGGCCTGCTCGGCAACGCCGCCGACCTGCTCCCGCAGATGCTGGCCGAGGGCGCCCCGATCGACATCGTCACCGACCAGACCAGCGCCCACGACCCGCTGGCCTACCTGCCGACCGGCGTCGACTTCGACGACATGGCCTCCTACGCCGCCAAGGACCCGGCCGGCTTCACCGTCCGCGCCCGCGAGTCGATGGCCAAGCACGTCGAGGCCATGGTCGGCTTCATGGACGCCGGCGCCGAGGTCTTCGACTACGGCAACTCCATCCGCGGCGAGGCCCAGCTGGCCGGCTACGACCGCGCCTTCGCCTTCCCCGGCTTCGTCCCCGCCTACATCCGGCCGCTGTTCTGCGAGGGCAAGGGCCCCTTCCGCTGGGCCGCCCTGTCCGGCGAGGCCTCCGACATCCACAAGACCGACAAGGCACTGCTGGAGCTCTTCCCGGAGAACGAGTCCCTGCACCGCTGGATCAAGATGGCGGGCGAGCGCGTCCACTTCCAGGGCCTGCCCGCGCGCATCTGCTGGCTCGGCTACGGCGAGCGCGACAAGGCCGGCGAGCGCTTCAACGAGATGGTCGCCGACGGCACCCTCGCCGCCCCGCTCGTCATCGGCCGCGACCACCTCGACTGCGGCTCGGTGGCCTCCCCGTACCGCGAGACCGAGGCCATGCTCGACGGCTCCGACGCCATCGCCGACTGGCCGCTGCTCAACGCCATGGTCAACGTCGCCTCGGGCGCCTCCTGGGTCTCCATCCACCACGGCGGCGGCGTCGGCATGGGCCGCTCCATCCACGCGGGCCAGGTCACCGTCGCCGACGGCACCCCCCTCGCGGGCGAGAAGATCCGCCGCGTCCTCACCAACGACCCGGGCATGGGCGTCATCCGCCACGTCGACGCCGGCTACGACATCGCCGAGTCGGTCGCCGACGAGCGCGGCGTCCGCATCCCGATGCGCGAGGGCGACGACGCGTGA
- a CDS encoding allantoate amidohydrolase codes for MWADLAPIGRNADTGGYRRYAWSGADADCRTWFQEQAEARGLTYETDRNGNQWAWLGDPLAGDAVVTGSHLDSVPDGGAFDGPLGVVSSFAALDELRRRGAEFARPLAITNFGDEEGARFGLACVGSRLAAGQLTKEKAYELRDADGIGLPQAMEAAGYDPGAIGADPERLARIGAFVELHVEQGRALDLSGDRVGIASAIWPHGRWRFDFRGEANHAGTTRLVDRRDPMLTYAATVLAARTEAALAGAVATFGKVSVEPNGVNAIPSLVRGWLDSRAADQATLDTVVTAIEKAARERADQDGIDLGIVRESFTPVVEFEHALRDEMNRILGGAVPVLGTGAGHDAGILSAAVPTAMLFVRNPTGVSHSPREFAAEDDCVAGVLALADVLEGLACR; via the coding sequence ATGTGGGCGGACCTCGCACCCATCGGCCGCAACGCCGACACCGGCGGGTACCGCCGGTACGCCTGGAGTGGGGCCGACGCCGACTGCCGGACCTGGTTCCAGGAGCAGGCCGAGGCGCGCGGGCTGACGTACGAGACCGACCGCAACGGCAACCAGTGGGCCTGGCTCGGCGACCCCCTCGCGGGGGACGCCGTGGTCACCGGCTCGCACCTGGACTCCGTCCCTGACGGCGGGGCCTTCGACGGCCCCCTCGGGGTGGTGTCCTCCTTCGCGGCCCTGGACGAACTCCGCCGGAGGGGCGCGGAGTTCGCCAGGCCACTTGCCATCACCAACTTCGGTGACGAGGAAGGGGCCCGCTTCGGGCTCGCCTGCGTCGGCTCCCGGCTCGCCGCCGGGCAGCTGACCAAGGAGAAGGCGTACGAGCTGCGCGACGCCGACGGCATCGGCCTGCCGCAGGCCATGGAGGCCGCCGGATACGACCCCGGGGCCATCGGGGCCGACCCCGAACGGCTCGCCCGCATCGGCGCCTTCGTCGAACTCCACGTGGAACAGGGCCGGGCCCTGGACCTGTCCGGGGACCGGGTCGGCATCGCCTCCGCGATCTGGCCGCACGGCCGCTGGCGGTTCGACTTCCGCGGCGAGGCCAACCATGCCGGCACCACCCGGCTGGTCGACCGCCGCGACCCGATGCTCACCTACGCGGCGACCGTCCTGGCGGCCCGCACCGAGGCGGCCCTCGCCGGAGCCGTCGCCACCTTCGGGAAGGTCTCGGTCGAACCCAACGGGGTCAACGCCATCCCCTCCCTCGTGCGCGGCTGGCTCGACTCCCGGGCCGCCGACCAGGCCACCCTCGACACGGTCGTCACCGCCATCGAGAAGGCCGCCCGCGAGCGGGCCGACCAGGACGGCATCGACCTCGGCATCGTCCGGGAGTCCTTCACCCCGGTCGTCGAGTTCGAGCACGCCCTGCGCGACGAGATGAACCGGATCCTGGGCGGGGCCGTCCCCGTCCTCGGCACCGGGGCGGGACACGACGCCGGGATCCTCTCCGCCGCCGTCCCGACCGCGATGCTGTTCGTACGGAACCCGACCGGCGTCTCCCACTCCCCGCGGGAGTTCGCCGCCGAGGACGACTGCGTGGCCGGAGTGCTGGCCCTCGCCGACGTACTGGAAGGACTCGCGTGCAGGTGA
- a CDS encoding formimidoylglutamate deiminase: MTAHKTYWLEHAWLGTHTEPGVALEVTADGRIGALRTGVDTPPPGAEVLRGLTLPGLANAHSHAFHRALRSTVQVGSGTFWTWRDLMYKVAQNLTPDRYFALARAVYAEMALAGITNVGEFHYVHHAPGGAPYADPNAMGEALIEAAAAAGIRITLLDTAYLSSGFGEAPSPHQQRFSDGTADAWAERVSGLKPREHALIGAAIHSVRAVPADQLATVARWAEESRAPLHVHLSEQTAENDACQAAHGRTPTQLLADHGVLGPRTTGVHNTHLTDADIALLGGTTTGTCMCPTTERDLADGIGPAVRLQHAGSPLSLGSDSHAVIDLLEEARAMELNERLSSRTRGHWTANALLTAATADGHAALGRPDAGRLEPGALADFTTIALDSVRTAGAPARLGAETAVFAATASDVRHTVVGGRHVVRDGHHTLVGDVPTALSESIAALRA; encoded by the coding sequence GTGACTGCGCACAAGACGTACTGGCTGGAGCACGCCTGGCTCGGCACCCACACCGAGCCGGGCGTCGCCCTGGAGGTCACGGCCGACGGGCGGATCGGGGCGCTGCGCACCGGCGTGGACACCCCGCCCCCCGGCGCGGAGGTCCTGCGCGGCCTGACGCTGCCGGGCCTCGCCAACGCGCACAGCCACGCCTTCCACCGGGCCCTGCGCTCCACGGTCCAGGTCGGCTCCGGCACCTTCTGGACCTGGCGCGACCTCATGTACAAGGTCGCCCAGAACCTCACCCCCGACCGCTACTTCGCGCTCGCCCGCGCGGTGTACGCCGAGATGGCGCTGGCCGGCATCACGAACGTCGGCGAGTTCCACTACGTCCACCACGCCCCCGGCGGCGCCCCGTACGCCGACCCGAACGCCATGGGCGAGGCCCTGATCGAGGCCGCCGCCGCGGCCGGCATCAGGATCACCCTCCTCGACACCGCCTACCTCTCCTCCGGCTTCGGAGAGGCCCCGAGCCCGCACCAGCAGCGCTTCTCCGACGGCACGGCCGACGCCTGGGCCGAGCGGGTCTCCGGGCTGAAGCCCCGCGAGCACGCGCTGATCGGCGCCGCGATCCACTCGGTCCGCGCCGTGCCCGCCGACCAGCTGGCCACCGTCGCCCGCTGGGCCGAGGAGAGCCGGGCGCCCCTGCACGTCCACCTTTCCGAGCAGACCGCCGAGAACGACGCGTGCCAGGCCGCCCACGGCCGCACCCCGACCCAGCTCCTCGCCGACCACGGCGTGCTGGGCCCGCGCACCACCGGCGTCCACAACACGCACCTCACCGACGCGGACATCGCCCTGCTCGGCGGGACCACCACCGGCACCTGCATGTGTCCCACCACCGAACGCGACCTCGCGGACGGCATCGGCCCGGCGGTCCGCCTCCAGCACGCGGGCAGCCCGCTCTCCCTCGGCAGTGACAGCCACGCCGTGATCGACCTGCTCGAAGAGGCCCGGGCGATGGAGCTGAACGAGCGCCTGAGCAGCCGCACCCGCGGCCACTGGACGGCGAACGCCCTGCTCACCGCCGCGACCGCCGACGGCCACGCGGCCCTGGGCCGGCCCGACGCGGGCCGCCTGGAGCCGGGCGCGCTCGCGGACTTCACCACGATCGCGCTGGACTCCGTACGCACGGCGGGGGCGCCGGCGCGCCTCGGCGCCGAGACGGCGGTGTTCGCCGCTACGGCGTCGGACGTCCGCCACACGGTGGTCGGCGGCCGCCACGTGGTCCGCGACGGTCACCACACCCTGGTCGGGGACGTCCCGACGGCCCTGTCCGAGTCCATCGCAGCCCTGCGCGCCTGA
- the hutI gene encoding imidazolonepropionase, whose translation MTTTAITNIGSLVTNDPALGRGLLGLVENATVVIDGDRIAWVGPADKAPAADTAYDAAGRAVIPGFVDSHSHLVFAGDRTAEFNARMSGRSYSAGGIRTTVAATRAASDDELEANLLRHLHEARRQGTTTFETKSGYGLTVADEARALRIAAAHTEEVTYLGAHIVSPDYAEDPAGYVDLVTGEMLAACAPYARWVDVFCEKGAFDGDQARAILTAGAAAGLIPRVHANQLSYGPGVQLAVELEAASADHCTHLTDADVDALAQAASTTVATLLPGAEFSTRAQWPDARRLIDAGATVALSTDCNPGSSYTSSMPFCIALAVRDMGMTPDEALWAATAGGARALRRDDIGVLAPGARGDLALLDAPSHVHLAYRPGVPLVSAVWQRGRRVY comes from the coding sequence ATGACCACCACGGCCATCACCAACATCGGCAGCCTCGTCACCAACGACCCCGCCCTCGGAAGGGGCCTGCTCGGCCTGGTCGAGAACGCGACGGTGGTCATCGACGGTGACCGCATCGCCTGGGTCGGCCCCGCCGACAAGGCTCCGGCCGCCGACACCGCGTACGACGCGGCCGGCCGCGCCGTCATCCCCGGCTTCGTCGACTCCCACTCGCACCTCGTCTTCGCCGGCGACCGCACCGCCGAGTTCAACGCCCGGATGTCCGGCCGCAGCTACTCCGCCGGCGGCATCCGCACCACCGTCGCCGCCACCCGCGCCGCCTCCGACGACGAGCTGGAGGCCAACCTGCTGCGCCACCTCCACGAGGCCCGGCGCCAGGGCACCACCACCTTCGAGACCAAGTCGGGCTACGGCCTGACCGTCGCCGACGAGGCCCGCGCGCTGCGCATCGCCGCCGCGCACACCGAGGAGGTCACCTACCTCGGCGCGCACATCGTCTCCCCGGACTATGCCGAGGACCCGGCCGGCTACGTCGACCTCGTCACCGGCGAGATGCTGGCGGCCTGCGCCCCGTACGCCCGCTGGGTCGACGTCTTCTGCGAGAAGGGCGCCTTCGACGGCGACCAGGCCCGCGCGATCCTCACCGCCGGCGCCGCCGCCGGCCTGATCCCGCGCGTCCACGCCAACCAACTCTCGTACGGCCCCGGCGTCCAGCTCGCCGTCGAGCTGGAAGCGGCCTCCGCCGACCACTGCACCCACCTCACCGACGCCGACGTGGACGCCCTCGCCCAGGCCGCCTCGACCACGGTCGCCACCCTGCTGCCCGGCGCCGAGTTCTCCACCCGCGCCCAGTGGCCGGACGCACGGCGCCTGATCGACGCGGGCGCGACCGTCGCCCTGTCCACGGACTGCAACCCCGGCTCCTCCTACACGAGCTCCATGCCCTTCTGCATCGCGCTCGCCGTCCGCGACATGGGGATGACCCCCGACGAGGCCCTCTGGGCGGCCACCGCCGGCGGCGCCCGCGCGCTGCGCCGCGACGACATCGGCGTCCTGGCCCCCGGAGCCCGCGGCGACCTGGCCCTGCTGGACGCCCCGAGCCACGTCCACCTCGCCTACCGCCCGGGCGTTCCGCTCGTTTCGGCCGTCTGGCAGCGGGGCCGCCGGGTGTACTGA